A genomic segment from Cryptosporangium phraense encodes:
- a CDS encoding aromatic ring-hydroxylating oxygenase subunit alpha: MTVADLNPKFTWAEGDEAPLGTNPPEVQAKVPHPMRDSRFVPKERYYSREFFELEKKYLWPHTWLMAAREEEIPNPGDYVEYEIAGTSILIVRQRDRTVKALHNVCRHRATELAKGQGRLPGGQLVCPFHGWRWNLDGSSSFVFGEKAFEPACLNQDDLALRECLVELWAGMVWINMDLGARPLSDHLDPVQKLLDGVGVGNMRVKWWKQVVLNANWKMAQEAFFEGYHVTQTHPQLLMGGDEEYGELKAAQVAYTTFKNGHARFQSASKGDAEYEPVFDSEEFIEAGRLLVTGQDAMTLENDLRIFEGLRNKIPQDDPKFTQAAIAALYEYAEGAGIPMAPMGPAMQLWGGDIYMFPNYLMLPMYGNCLAYRSRPYKDDPEWCIFDVWSLTTYPVGQEPERAELTGVFDKDDTENWGLIPRQDFSNIERQQRGLHSPGFTELRLSSQYELSISNMHEELDRQIASRAE; encoded by the coding sequence GTGACTGTTGCTGATCTCAACCCCAAGTTCACCTGGGCCGAGGGGGACGAGGCGCCGCTCGGCACCAACCCGCCGGAGGTCCAGGCCAAGGTCCCGCACCCGATGCGCGACTCCCGGTTCGTGCCGAAGGAGCGCTACTACTCGCGCGAGTTCTTCGAGCTCGAGAAGAAGTACCTCTGGCCGCACACCTGGCTGATGGCCGCCCGCGAGGAAGAGATCCCGAACCCCGGCGACTACGTCGAGTACGAGATCGCCGGCACGTCGATCCTGATCGTGCGTCAGCGCGACCGGACGGTCAAAGCCCTGCACAACGTCTGCCGGCACCGCGCGACCGAGCTCGCCAAGGGTCAGGGACGCCTGCCCGGCGGCCAGCTCGTCTGCCCGTTCCACGGCTGGCGCTGGAACCTCGACGGCTCGTCGTCGTTCGTGTTCGGCGAGAAGGCGTTCGAGCCGGCCTGCCTCAACCAGGACGACCTGGCCCTACGCGAGTGCCTCGTCGAGCTGTGGGCGGGCATGGTCTGGATCAACATGGACCTGGGCGCGCGGCCGCTGAGCGACCACCTCGACCCGGTGCAGAAGCTGCTCGACGGCGTCGGCGTCGGCAACATGCGGGTCAAGTGGTGGAAGCAGGTCGTCCTCAACGCGAACTGGAAGATGGCCCAGGAGGCGTTCTTCGAGGGCTACCACGTCACCCAGACTCATCCGCAGCTGCTGATGGGCGGCGACGAGGAGTACGGCGAGCTGAAAGCGGCCCAGGTCGCCTACACGACGTTCAAGAACGGCCACGCCCGGTTCCAGAGCGCGAGCAAGGGTGATGCCGAGTACGAGCCGGTCTTCGACTCCGAGGAGTTCATCGAGGCCGGTCGGCTGCTCGTCACCGGCCAGGACGCGATGACGCTGGAGAACGACCTGCGGATCTTCGAGGGCCTGCGCAACAAGATCCCGCAGGACGACCCGAAGTTCACCCAGGCCGCGATCGCCGCGCTCTACGAGTACGCCGAGGGCGCGGGCATCCCGATGGCGCCGATGGGCCCGGCGATGCAGCTGTGGGGCGGAGACATCTACATGTTCCCGAACTACCTGATGCTGCCGATGTACGGAAACTGCCTGGCCTACCGGTCGCGCCCGTACAAGGACGACCCGGAGTGGTGCATCTTCGACGTCTGGTCGCTGACCACCTACCCGGTGGGCCAGGAGCCGGAGCGGGCCGAGCTCACGGGCGTATTCGACAAGGACGACACCGAGAACTGGGGCTTGATCCCGCGCCAGGACTTCAGCAACATCGAGCGCCAGCAGCGGGGCCTGCACTCCCCCGGGTTCACCGAGCTGCGCCTGTCGTCGCAGTACGAGCTGTCGATCAGCAACATGCACGAGGAACTCGACCGGCAGATCGCGAGCCGGGCCGAGTAG
- a CDS encoding VOC family protein — protein MKAADQFHVGIVVHDLAEARERLTALFGYEWAPEAGGVQPVLLADGPATVDLLCQYSRSVPRVELVRSVPGRAIWQPADSGVHHVGYWSDDVRADSDALVAQGYQREVAGTLPDGTPYWAYHRPASGGPRIELVSRALQPSMERLWS, from the coding sequence GTGAAGGCCGCGGACCAGTTCCACGTCGGGATCGTCGTCCACGACCTGGCCGAGGCCCGGGAACGGCTGACCGCGCTGTTCGGGTACGAGTGGGCCCCGGAGGCGGGTGGCGTCCAGCCGGTGCTCCTGGCCGACGGTCCGGCGACCGTCGACCTCCTGTGCCAGTACTCGCGCTCGGTGCCCCGGGTCGAGCTCGTCCGGAGCGTGCCCGGCCGGGCGATCTGGCAGCCCGCCGACTCCGGAGTGCACCACGTCGGGTACTGGTCGGACGACGTCCGGGCCGACTCGGACGCGCTGGTCGCCCAGGGCTACCAGCGGGAGGTGGCCGGGACGCTGCCCGACGGGACGCCGTACTGGGCCTACCACCGCCCGGCGTCCGGCGGCCCCCGGATCGAGCTGGTGAGCCGCGCGCTCCAACCTTCAATGGAACGGCTCTGGTCTTAG
- a CDS encoding SDR family NAD(P)-dependent oxidoreductase codes for MTTLAELNDLTGKVAIVTGGTRGLGRAIVQGLAEAGADVVVASRKPEAVEAVAGELRASTGTKAVGIPCHVARWDDCDALVARTLEHFGRLDVLINNAGMSPLYSSLDEITEELFDKTVGVNLKGPFRLAVHAGTHMKANGGGSIVNVSTAGSLVSGPGHLPYVCAKAGLNAMTVSLAEAFAPEVRVNTVLPGPFRTDSSKGWAPPEGTEVPFVPLGRIGRPEEITPLIVHLASAASSFTTGASIRVDGGVTKAV; via the coding sequence GTGACCACACTCGCGGAACTCAACGACCTGACCGGCAAGGTCGCGATCGTCACCGGGGGCACCCGGGGCCTGGGGCGGGCGATCGTCCAGGGCCTGGCCGAGGCCGGGGCCGACGTCGTCGTCGCGTCCCGGAAACCCGAGGCCGTCGAGGCGGTGGCGGGCGAGTTACGGGCGTCGACCGGCACGAAGGCGGTCGGGATCCCCTGTCACGTGGCGCGCTGGGACGACTGCGACGCGCTGGTGGCTCGCACGCTGGAGCACTTCGGACGGCTCGACGTGCTGATCAACAACGCGGGCATGTCCCCGCTGTATTCGAGCCTGGACGAGATCACCGAGGAACTCTTCGACAAGACCGTCGGCGTCAACCTGAAGGGGCCGTTCCGGCTGGCCGTGCACGCCGGCACCCACATGAAGGCGAACGGCGGCGGGTCGATCGTCAACGTCAGTACGGCGGGGTCGCTGGTCTCCGGGCCGGGGCACCTGCCGTACGTGTGCGCGAAGGCCGGGCTGAACGCGATGACGGTCTCGCTGGCCGAGGCGTTCGCACCGGAGGTGCGGGTCAACACCGTGCTCCCGGGTCCGTTCCGCACGGATTCCTCGAAGGGGTGGGCGCCGCCCGAGGGCACCGAAGTGCCGTTCGTTCCGCTGGGCCGCATCGGGCGTCCAGAAGAGATCACCCCGCTCATCGTGCACCTGGCGAGCGCCGCCTCCAGCTTCACCACCGGCGCCTCGATCCGCGTCGACGGTGGCGTGACCAAGGCCGTTTGA
- a CDS encoding amidohydrolase family protein, producing the protein MPLIDASVHIFFRDNRDLRSFLREPYASRGFPDYEMDWYGAPGGEYVPGSDDAGYPGSDPETVAAHVFGYADVAVLHPMTRGTLPDRHLTSAVLAAHNAMLVQRWLPHDERFRGTIRVNPEDLPGAVREIEKYADHPQVVQVGVPLQSRELYGKPQFWPLWEAAQAAGLPVAVHVETGQGVGYPPTPSGHPRTYENYLGFAALNYLYHLMNMIAEGVFERFDALRFVWSEGAADFLTPFSWRMDVFGRPHLEQTPWAPRIPSDYLPGHTYFVQGALDGPGDVGYADEWLSFTGKDRMVLFGSSYPHWQNARADALPSALSAEQRDRVLWRNAAELYGISVPEGVTP; encoded by the coding sequence ATGCCGCTCATCGACGCGAGCGTCCACATCTTCTTCCGCGACAACCGTGACCTGCGGAGTTTCCTCCGCGAGCCGTACGCGAGCCGGGGCTTCCCCGACTACGAGATGGACTGGTACGGCGCGCCCGGCGGCGAGTACGTGCCCGGCTCCGACGACGCCGGGTACCCGGGCTCCGACCCCGAGACCGTCGCCGCGCACGTCTTCGGCTACGCGGACGTCGCCGTGCTCCACCCGATGACCCGCGGCACGCTCCCCGATCGGCACCTCACGTCGGCGGTGCTGGCTGCCCACAACGCGATGCTCGTGCAGCGCTGGCTGCCGCACGACGAGCGGTTCCGCGGCACGATCCGCGTCAACCCGGAAGACCTGCCGGGCGCCGTCCGCGAGATCGAGAAGTACGCCGACCACCCGCAGGTCGTGCAGGTGGGCGTCCCCCTGCAATCGCGGGAGCTGTACGGGAAGCCGCAGTTCTGGCCGCTCTGGGAGGCCGCGCAGGCGGCCGGCCTCCCGGTCGCGGTGCACGTGGAGACCGGGCAGGGGGTGGGGTACCCGCCCACGCCGTCGGGTCACCCGCGCACCTACGAGAACTACCTCGGCTTCGCGGCCCTCAACTACCTGTACCACCTGATGAACATGATCGCCGAGGGCGTCTTCGAGCGCTTCGACGCGCTCCGGTTCGTCTGGTCCGAGGGCGCCGCCGACTTCCTCACGCCGTTCAGCTGGCGCATGGACGTCTTCGGCCGGCCCCACCTGGAACAGACCCCGTGGGCTCCGCGGATCCCCAGCGACTACCTGCCCGGCCACACGTACTTCGTGCAGGGCGCTCTCGACGGTCCCGGTGACGTCGGCTACGCCGACGAATGGCTGAGCTTCACCGGCAAGGACCGGATGGTCCTGTTCGGGTCCAGCTATCCGCACTGGCAGAACGCCCGGGCGGACGCTCTGCCGAGCGCGCTCTCGGCCGAACAGCGCGACCGCGTCCTCTGGCGCAACGCCGCCGAGCTGTACGGCATCTCCGTCCCGGAAGGAGTTACGCCATGA
- a CDS encoding CaiB/BaiF CoA transferase family protein, whose translation MLRPMEGVRVVEVAQFTYVPSAGAVLADWGADVVKIEHAERGDAQRGLVKALGHDVISKGSTFAPIMEGPNRGKRSLGLSLEKPEAKEILHELVRRSDVFLTNFLPAARRKLGIDLDDIRAINPDIIFVVGSAFGHAGPEAESGGYDGTAYWARAGTADALTPPGAVAPTPPPSGAYGDNIGGMTIAGGIAAALFARANTGETSVVDVSLLGVGAWAIQLNVNLALQSGGPLPKFTPRAGGQPNNPLTGNYQTSDGRWINLCMLQPGRYWPDFCQAVGRPDLIVDERFDTTEKLMANGLAAVEVVTEIMAGFTKETWFAAAENMEGQWALVQDTFEVGSDPQLRATGQVTDVVDFEGNTQKLVANPVQFDRKPAVLKRAPQFAEHTDEILTELGFTDEQSLDFKIAGAVT comes from the coding sequence GTGTTAAGGCCGATGGAAGGCGTCCGGGTCGTCGAGGTCGCCCAGTTCACGTACGTGCCGTCCGCCGGTGCGGTGCTGGCCGACTGGGGCGCCGACGTCGTGAAGATCGAGCACGCCGAACGCGGTGACGCGCAGCGAGGGCTGGTCAAGGCACTCGGCCACGACGTGATCTCCAAGGGGTCGACGTTCGCGCCGATCATGGAGGGCCCGAACCGGGGCAAGCGCAGCCTCGGCCTCTCGCTGGAGAAGCCCGAGGCGAAGGAGATCCTGCACGAGCTGGTCCGGCGCAGCGACGTCTTCCTGACGAACTTCCTGCCGGCCGCGCGCCGCAAGCTGGGCATCGACCTCGACGACATCCGGGCGATCAACCCGGACATCATCTTCGTGGTCGGCTCGGCGTTCGGGCACGCCGGCCCGGAGGCGGAGAGCGGCGGCTACGACGGCACCGCGTACTGGGCCCGGGCCGGCACGGCCGACGCGCTCACGCCGCCCGGCGCGGTGGCCCCGACCCCGCCGCCGTCCGGCGCCTACGGCGACAACATCGGCGGGATGACGATCGCCGGTGGAATCGCGGCCGCGCTGTTCGCCCGCGCGAACACCGGCGAAACCTCGGTCGTCGACGTGTCGCTGCTCGGCGTCGGGGCCTGGGCGATCCAGCTCAACGTCAACCTCGCGCTCCAGTCCGGCGGGCCGTTACCGAAGTTCACGCCCCGGGCCGGTGGCCAGCCGAACAACCCGCTCACCGGCAACTACCAGACGTCCGACGGCCGCTGGATCAACCTCTGCATGCTCCAGCCGGGCCGCTACTGGCCGGACTTCTGCCAGGCCGTCGGGCGTCCCGACCTGATCGTCGACGAGCGCTTCGACACGACCGAGAAGCTGATGGCCAACGGTCTGGCCGCGGTCGAGGTCGTCACCGAGATCATGGCCGGGTTCACCAAGGAGACCTGGTTCGCCGCGGCCGAGAACATGGAAGGCCAGTGGGCGCTGGTCCAGGACACGTTCGAGGTCGGCTCCGACCCGCAACTCCGGGCCACCGGCCAGGTCACCGACGTCGTCGACTTCGAGGGCAACACCCAAAAGCTGGTCGCGAACCCGGTGCAGTTCGACCGGAAGCCCGCCGTGCTCAAGCGCGCTCCGCAGTTCGCCGAGCACACCGACGAGATCCTGACCGAGCTCGGCTTCACCGACGAGCAGTCGCTCGACTTCAAGATCGCCGGAGCGGTCACGTGA
- a CDS encoding acyl-CoA dehydrogenase family protein, giving the protein MAWDFETEPEYQVKLDWADAFVREEVEPLDVQWPRLQFTALEGARKKAIEPLKEQVRRQGLYATHLTPELGGQGHGQVKLALLNEILGRASWAPVVFGCQAPDTGNAEIIAHYGTDEQKKRYLEPLLNGELFSCYAMTEPLGGADPTQFVTRATRDGEEWVISGWKYFASNARTASFYIVMAVTNPDVSAYQGMSMFLVPADTPGIDIVRNQGLAMDPEGEGTHALIHFEDVRVPADAVLGGEGQAFAIAQTRLGGGRIHHAMRTIGQAQKALDMLCERALSRKTQGTPLAEKQFVQGYIADSYAQLLQFRLMVLYVAWSIDKHNDYRRVRKDISAVKAVMPGVLHDIAWRAVQVHGALGVTNEMPLFQSMLGASIMGLSDGPTEVHKVTVARQVLRGHRPSDDEIWPSGWLPKRREDAAKKYAHLLGDDQ; this is encoded by the coding sequence ATGGCGTGGGACTTCGAAACCGAGCCCGAGTACCAGGTGAAGCTCGACTGGGCGGACGCGTTCGTCCGCGAGGAGGTCGAGCCGCTCGACGTGCAGTGGCCGCGCCTGCAGTTCACGGCCCTGGAGGGGGCGCGCAAGAAGGCCATCGAGCCATTGAAGGAGCAGGTCCGCCGGCAGGGCCTCTACGCGACCCACCTCACCCCCGAGCTGGGCGGTCAGGGCCACGGCCAGGTCAAGCTGGCGCTGCTGAACGAGATCCTCGGCCGGGCGTCCTGGGCGCCGGTCGTGTTCGGCTGCCAGGCCCCGGACACCGGGAACGCCGAGATCATCGCCCACTACGGCACCGACGAGCAGAAGAAGCGCTACCTGGAGCCGCTGCTCAACGGCGAGCTGTTCTCCTGCTACGCGATGACCGAGCCGCTGGGCGGCGCCGACCCGACGCAGTTCGTCACCCGGGCGACCCGCGACGGCGAGGAGTGGGTGATCAGCGGCTGGAAGTACTTCGCCTCCAACGCCCGCACCGCGTCGTTCTACATCGTCATGGCCGTGACGAACCCCGACGTCAGCGCCTACCAGGGCATGTCGATGTTCCTGGTCCCGGCCGACACCCCGGGCATCGACATCGTCCGCAACCAGGGTCTGGCGATGGACCCGGAGGGCGAGGGCACCCACGCGCTGATCCACTTCGAGGACGTCCGCGTTCCCGCGGACGCGGTCCTCGGTGGGGAGGGTCAGGCGTTCGCGATCGCCCAGACCCGCCTCGGCGGCGGCCGCATCCACCACGCCATGCGGACGATCGGCCAGGCCCAGAAGGCGCTCGACATGCTGTGCGAGCGGGCGCTGAGCCGGAAGACGCAGGGCACTCCGCTGGCCGAGAAGCAGTTCGTCCAGGGCTACATCGCCGACTCCTACGCCCAGCTGCTGCAGTTCCGGCTGATGGTGCTCTACGTCGCCTGGTCGATCGACAAGCACAACGACTACCGCAGGGTGCGCAAGGACATCTCGGCGGTGAAGGCCGTGATGCCGGGCGTGCTGCACGACATCGCCTGGCGGGCGGTGCAGGTACACGGCGCGCTCGGCGTCACGAACGAGATGCCGCTGTTCCAGTCGATGCTCGGCGCCAGCATCATGGGCCTCTCCGACGGGCCGACCGAGGTGCACAAGGTGACGGTCGCCCGTCAGGTGCTGCGCGGCCACCGGCCCAGCGACGACGAGATCTGGCCGTCGGGCTGGCTGCCGAAGCGTCGCGAGGACGCGGCGAAGAAGTACGCGCACCTGCTGGGAGACGACCAGTGA
- a CDS encoding 2Fe-2S iron-sulfur cluster-binding protein translates to MRVEPSGVEFDVGPAESVAEAAWRQDVTWPTKCYGQAECMVCFVKVVDGELSTVPPDDDELHAMRTKMPRRLRTPLTRLACRLRVTGDGVVLEKKGVN, encoded by the coding sequence GTGCGGGTCGAGCCGTCCGGAGTGGAGTTCGACGTCGGCCCGGCGGAGTCGGTCGCGGAGGCGGCCTGGCGGCAGGACGTCACCTGGCCGACGAAGTGTTACGGCCAGGCCGAATGCATGGTGTGTTTCGTCAAGGTGGTCGACGGTGAGCTGTCGACCGTGCCGCCGGACGACGACGAGCTCCACGCCATGCGCACCAAGATGCCCCGCCGCCTCCGGACGCCTCTGACCCGCCTCGCCTGCCGCCTGCGCGTCACGGGCGACGGCGTGGTCCTGGAGAAGAAGGGCGTCAACTGA
- a CDS encoding TetR/AcrR family transcriptional regulator — translation MRNDVLPGDDVAERIARQTRERRGGLDYADEVRRLLAAALEVMRARGTASRPRVADIVAAAGLSNDAFYRHFSSKEALVTALLEDGAAKLGSYLAHQLGKESEPAAQVRRWVEGVMSQTDEDIAATTLAVLYNGGSVGQGAATGRHPASVPLGTLLHEPFAALGSTSPEFDASLAANAIFGKLSDYLWTNSRPTPAELDRMTTFCLAAITGGTT, via the coding sequence ATGAGGAACGACGTTCTGCCTGGTGACGACGTCGCTGAGCGAATCGCGCGGCAGACGCGCGAGCGCCGCGGCGGTCTCGACTACGCCGATGAAGTGCGGCGACTGCTCGCCGCGGCGCTCGAGGTGATGCGCGCCCGGGGTACCGCGTCGCGGCCCCGGGTCGCCGACATCGTGGCCGCCGCCGGGCTCTCGAACGACGCGTTCTACCGGCACTTCTCGTCGAAGGAAGCGCTGGTCACCGCCCTGCTCGAAGACGGGGCGGCGAAGCTCGGCAGCTACCTGGCCCACCAGTTGGGCAAGGAGTCCGAGCCGGCCGCGCAGGTGCGGCGCTGGGTCGAGGGCGTGATGTCGCAGACCGACGAGGACATCGCGGCGACGACGCTGGCCGTGCTGTACAACGGCGGCAGCGTCGGCCAGGGTGCGGCGACCGGACGCCACCCGGCCAGCGTCCCGCTCGGCACGCTGCTGCACGAGCCGTTCGCCGCCCTCGGCAGCACCTCCCCCGAGTTCGACGCGTCGCTGGCCGCGAACGCGATCTTCGGGAAGCTCTCCGACTACCTCTGGACGAACTCCCGGCCGACCCCGGCCGAGCTCGACCGGATGACCACGTTCTGCCTGGCCGCCATCACCGGAGGAACCACGTGA
- a CDS encoding phosphotransferase family protein has protein sequence MNLDALATWLDGTDLPGKGAPIESRFVTGGAQNEIYEIRRGDLHAALRIPPASAPANRDEGILREWRIIRALDGTEVPSTAAYAVCADQDVLGRAFYLMGFVDGWSPMATRGKWPAPFDTDPDARRGLAIELVDGIALLSKVDWRARGLEGLGKPDGFHERQVARWTALFEKIRGRDLPGFDAAAAWLRAHHPLDYVPGLLHGDYQFANVMFRHGAPARLAAIVDWEMGTIGDPKLDLAWLVDRWPADPSTDAGGPSYVDLHGMPGRDELIARYAEVSGRQVDDLDYYLILSRFKMSIVLEQGFQRAGDNTTLQAFGGIALDLMDRAASLAASTRYAS, from the coding sequence GTGAACCTCGACGCTCTGGCGACCTGGCTGGACGGCACCGATCTGCCGGGCAAGGGAGCGCCGATCGAGTCCCGGTTCGTGACCGGCGGCGCCCAGAACGAGATCTACGAGATCCGCCGCGGTGACCTGCACGCCGCCCTGCGGATCCCGCCGGCGTCGGCCCCGGCCAACCGGGACGAGGGGATCCTGCGCGAGTGGCGGATCATCCGGGCGCTGGACGGCACCGAGGTTCCCTCGACCGCCGCCTACGCGGTCTGCGCCGACCAGGACGTGCTCGGGCGGGCGTTCTACCTGATGGGGTTCGTCGACGGCTGGTCGCCGATGGCGACCCGGGGGAAGTGGCCGGCCCCGTTCGACACCGATCCGGACGCCCGGCGGGGGCTGGCGATCGAGCTGGTCGACGGGATCGCGCTGCTGTCGAAGGTCGATTGGCGGGCCCGCGGCCTGGAGGGTCTGGGCAAGCCGGACGGGTTCCATGAGCGGCAGGTCGCCCGCTGGACCGCGCTGTTCGAGAAGATCCGGGGCCGGGACCTGCCGGGATTCGACGCCGCCGCGGCCTGGCTGCGCGCGCACCACCCGCTGGACTACGTTCCCGGGCTGCTGCACGGCGACTACCAGTTCGCGAACGTGATGTTCCGGCACGGGGCGCCGGCCCGGCTGGCCGCGATCGTCGACTGGGAGATGGGCACGATCGGCGACCCGAAGCTCGACCTGGCCTGGCTCGTCGACCGCTGGCCGGCCGACCCGTCGACCGACGCGGGCGGGCCCAGCTACGTCGATCTGCACGGCATGCCGGGGCGGGACGAGCTGATCGCCCGGTACGCCGAGGTGTCCGGACGGCAGGTCGACGACCTCGACTACTACCTGATCCTGTCCCGGTTCAAGATGAGCATCGTTCTCGAGCAGGGCTTCCAGCGGGCCGGGGACAACACCACGCTGCAGGCGTTCGGCGGGATCGCGCTCGACCTGATGGACCGGGCCGCGTCGCTGGCCGCGTCCACGAGGTACGCGTCGTGA
- a CDS encoding LacI family DNA-binding transcriptional regulator, with translation MARASGFSRQLVGFVLNNTPGQTIPETTRAKVLRAAAELGYVPHGPAQALRRGRGRTVLLALPDLPQGPTIADLIESLADALVAEGLTLVTYLLGAEQRSPREVAAVLAPVAVAGMLPFSESDIATFRASGAAVVLPQPGTAFGSNLDESMRLLGEMQVDYLVGRGHRRIAFAAPDDARTATLASGRYDGARMAGERHGLPPVRRYLVSSDGADEAVAALRSGRHPVTAVACHGDEVAFAVLAAARSAGLRVPDDLAVMGADELPIARYASPPLTSIAVDGRAAGLVLARTLVDLLADRTPPPFDYHDGIRVVPRESA, from the coding sequence GTGGCGCGAGCCTCGGGCTTCTCCCGGCAATTGGTCGGCTTCGTCCTGAACAACACCCCGGGTCAGACGATCCCGGAGACCACCCGGGCCAAGGTGCTGCGCGCGGCCGCCGAGCTCGGTTACGTCCCGCACGGCCCGGCGCAGGCGCTGCGCCGGGGCCGGGGCCGCACCGTGCTGCTGGCGCTCCCCGACCTGCCCCAGGGCCCGACGATCGCCGACCTGATCGAGAGCCTGGCCGACGCGCTGGTCGCCGAGGGCCTCACGCTCGTCACGTATCTGCTCGGCGCCGAGCAGCGGTCCCCGCGCGAGGTCGCGGCCGTGCTCGCGCCGGTGGCGGTCGCCGGGATGCTGCCGTTCAGCGAGTCGGACATCGCGACGTTCCGGGCGAGCGGGGCCGCGGTCGTGCTGCCCCAGCCGGGCACCGCGTTCGGCTCCAATCTCGACGAGTCGATGCGTCTGCTGGGCGAGATGCAGGTCGACTACCTGGTCGGCCGGGGCCACCGCCGGATCGCGTTCGCCGCCCCGGACGACGCCCGCACGGCCACGCTGGCGTCCGGGCGCTACGACGGGGCCCGGATGGCCGGTGAGCGGCACGGCTTACCGCCGGTCCGGCGCTACCTGGTGTCGTCGGACGGCGCCGACGAGGCCGTCGCGGCCCTGCGGTCCGGCCGTCACCCGGTCACCGCGGTCGCCTGCCACGGCGACGAGGTCGCGTTCGCGGTGCTCGCGGCCGCGCGCTCGGCCGGCCTGCGGGTGCCCGACGATCTCGCGGTGATGGGCGCCGACGAGCTGCCGATCGCCCGGTACGCGTCGCCGCCGCTCACCTCGATCGCGGTCGACGGCCGCGCCGCCGGCCTCGTGCTCGCGCGGACGCTGGTCGACCTGCTGGCCGACCGCACTCCCCCGCCGTTCGACTACCACGACGGAATCCGAGTCGTCCCCCGCGAGTCCGCCTAA